In the genome of Nitrospira japonica, one region contains:
- a CDS encoding 2Fe-2S iron-sulfur cluster-binding protein encodes MPHVTFLHPKGRSGSVPRNTTLLDAAKELGFPLNHDCGGNASCTTCRVEVQSGGEHLSEIDFEEQDLLDREALSEPWHRLGCQAKILGDVVVRVPESKWAAPSTGQSEARGVDIR; translated from the coding sequence ATGCCTCACGTGACGTTTCTTCATCCGAAAGGCAGGAGCGGCTCGGTGCCGCGGAATACCACCCTGCTCGACGCCGCGAAGGAATTGGGATTCCCGTTGAACCACGACTGCGGCGGCAACGCCTCGTGCACGACCTGCCGCGTTGAGGTGCAGAGCGGGGGAGAGCATCTGTCGGAGATTGATTTCGAGGAGCAAGATTTGTTGGATCGTGAAGCGCTCAGCGAGCCTTGGCACCGCCTCGGATGCCAGGCCAAGATTCTGGGTGACGTCGTGGTGAGAGTGCCGGAATCAAAGTGGGCGGCGCCGTCCACGGGACAATCTGAAGCGCGGGGTGTTGATATTCGGTAG
- the nuoF gene encoding NADH-quinone oxidoreductase subunit NuoF: MVTLTEPRVLQKLDGPPWDIDAYLKVGGYEAWKKCVRELSPEQVVQELKASGLRGRGGAGFPTGVKWDKVLNHRVKEHYFVCNAGEHEPGTFKDRHLLKTAPHQLIEGCLIASHTAQAKASFIYVNHEYEEERENLKRALAQAKERGFVGKNILGSGIDIDLQVFEGHGSYVAGEETAMLESMQGRPAMPRQKPPFYPTDFGLYGKPTLVNNVETLCNIPRILYKGAQWFTQVGTEKCPGTMMFSLSGAVNRPGVYEMPMGITIRQLIETCGGGVPGGRKIKAVFPGGPAFSMITADQLDLAMDFDSLKKAGTGLGSAGVIVVDDATCMVRQTLKFSNFFKGESCGQCPPCRMGTINLANLMTKIEAGEGTQKDLDSLLQLCGFVKGTGYCTLVTGASVLVQSSVKLFRHEFEEHIRLHRCPYPAAPVDTTVH, from the coding sequence ATGGTCACGCTGACGGAACCTCGTGTCTTACAAAAGCTGGACGGTCCCCCCTGGGACATCGATGCGTATCTGAAAGTCGGGGGGTATGAGGCCTGGAAGAAATGCGTCAGGGAGCTGTCCCCGGAGCAAGTCGTACAGGAGCTGAAGGCCTCAGGCCTTCGCGGCCGCGGCGGGGCGGGCTTCCCGACCGGCGTCAAGTGGGACAAGGTCTTGAATCATCGAGTGAAAGAGCACTACTTCGTCTGTAATGCTGGAGAACATGAGCCGGGGACCTTCAAGGATCGGCATTTGCTGAAAACGGCACCTCATCAGCTGATCGAAGGCTGTCTGATCGCATCCCACACCGCCCAGGCCAAGGCCTCCTTCATTTACGTGAATCACGAGTACGAGGAGGAACGCGAAAATCTTAAGCGGGCATTGGCCCAAGCCAAGGAGCGGGGCTTCGTCGGCAAGAACATTCTCGGCAGCGGCATCGACATCGATCTCCAGGTATTCGAGGGGCACGGCAGCTATGTGGCCGGCGAAGAAACGGCGATGCTGGAGTCCATGCAGGGCCGGCCCGCGATGCCGCGCCAAAAGCCGCCGTTCTATCCGACGGACTTCGGTCTCTACGGCAAACCGACGCTCGTCAACAATGTCGAGACGCTGTGCAACATCCCGCGCATTTTGTACAAGGGCGCCCAATGGTTCACGCAAGTGGGCACCGAAAAATGTCCGGGCACGATGATGTTTTCGCTGAGCGGGGCGGTCAACCGTCCCGGCGTCTATGAAATGCCGATGGGAATCACGATCCGGCAGTTGATCGAGACGTGCGGGGGCGGCGTGCCGGGCGGCCGAAAGATCAAGGCGGTGTTTCCGGGTGGTCCCGCGTTCTCGATGATCACCGCCGATCAATTGGATCTGGCGATGGATTTCGATTCGCTGAAGAAGGCGGGGACCGGACTCGGTTCGGCCGGCGTGATCGTGGTCGACGATGCGACCTGTATGGTCCGTCAGACGCTGAAGTTTTCGAATTTCTTCAAGGGCGAAAGTTGCGGCCAGTGCCCGCCGTGCCGGATGGGCACCATCAATCTCGCGAACCTGATGACAAAGATCGAAGCCGGGGAAGGGACACAAAAAGATTTGGACAGTCTGCTCCAACTCTGCGGCTTTGTGAAAGGCACCGGCTACTGTACGCTCGTGACGGGCGCGTCCGTGCTGGTCCAGAGCAGCGTGAAGCTGTTTCGTCATGAATTCGAAGAGCATATTCGGCTACACCGCTGTCCCTACCCGGCGGCACCGGTAGACACGACGGTCCATTGA
- a CDS encoding alpha/beta fold hydrolase, with the protein MIHQANGIRLGYTDRGAGLPLVFLHAFPLNRTMWTDQEALSSRFRIITVDLRGHGESDAPAWRYSLEQYAADVRQLLGLLGVSRAVFVGLSMGGYLEFALYRNCPDLIRGLVFADTRAEADGPEQVKWRFDLAQRTAAVGPSAVIDDMLPKLLSPGAYQRRPDLVERVKSIQAAAPVHGIVGDLMAMAERPDSTALLGSIAVPTLVIVGQEDVLTPPADAERIAHGIPGARLVTIPDAGHLSNMEQPDQFNRALAEFAAGLPAASR; encoded by the coding sequence ATGATTCATCAGGCCAACGGCATACGATTGGGCTATACCGACCGTGGAGCGGGCCTTCCCCTCGTGTTCCTGCACGCCTTCCCCCTCAATCGGACGATGTGGACCGACCAGGAAGCATTGTCGTCCCGGTTCCGGATCATCACCGTCGACCTTCGAGGCCACGGAGAATCCGATGCGCCGGCCTGGCGCTACAGCCTGGAACAGTATGCGGCCGACGTGCGCCAACTGCTGGGTCTACTCGGTGTATCGCGGGCAGTGTTCGTCGGTCTGTCGATGGGCGGCTATCTGGAATTCGCCCTCTACCGGAATTGTCCGGATCTGATACGGGGTTTGGTCTTCGCCGATACGAGAGCGGAAGCGGACGGGCCGGAGCAAGTCAAATGGCGGTTTGACCTGGCGCAGCGGACCGCGGCCGTCGGTCCCTCCGCGGTCATCGACGATATGCTGCCGAAATTACTATCCCCTGGGGCCTATCAGCGGCGGCCGGATCTTGTGGAGCGCGTCAAATCCATTCAGGCAGCGGCACCGGTGCATGGCATCGTCGGCGATCTCATGGCGATGGCCGAGAGGCCTGATTCAACGGCCCTGCTCGGATCCATTGCCGTCCCGACGTTGGTGATCGTCGGCCAGGAGGACGTACTGACTCCGCCCGCCGACGCCGAGCGGATCGCGCACGGGATTCCTGGAGCCCGCCTGGTCACGATTCCCGATGCCGGGCACTTAAGCAACATGGAACAGCCGGATCAGTTCAACCGGGCGCTGGCGGAATTCGCGGCCGGACTCCCCGCCGCAAGCCGCTAG
- a CDS encoding PilZ domain-containing protein, with protein MKKSESKSAPAATTASERRKLVRATLVGSALVSPKSGSKAITAVLDNVNKVGAGLHAKETLGMGERVTVSLAFLDSDRMEQQEKLNGAVAWVKPWEKGYLIGVVWDEVVTKEKNRWLYYYLEETIKSSP; from the coding sequence ATGAAAAAGTCGGAATCCAAATCGGCTCCGGCCGCAACCACGGCGAGCGAGCGGCGTAAGCTCGTTCGCGCGACGCTGGTCGGATCTGCTCTGGTATCTCCCAAGAGCGGGTCCAAGGCCATCACGGCCGTCCTGGACAACGTCAACAAGGTCGGGGCCGGTCTCCATGCCAAGGAAACGCTCGGCATGGGGGAGCGTGTCACGGTATCGCTGGCATTCCTCGATTCCGACCGCATGGAGCAGCAGGAAAAGCTGAACGGCGCGGTTGCTTGGGTCAAACCCTGGGAAAAGGGGTACTTGATCGGGGTCGTCTGGGATGAGGTCGTGACGAAAGAGAAGAACCGCTGGCTGTACTATTATTTGGAAGAAACGATCAAGTCCTCGCCCTAA
- the folE gene encoding GTP cyclohydrolase I FolE, translated as MAKLRRRTLQRIEDLPPVKRPADEGHIQSLVAQLLKALGETPSRNGLLKTPERVAKALQFMTRGYHQNIDHLLNGALFPIEYDEMVIVKDIDFFSMCEHHMLPFFGKCHVGYLPNKKVVGLSKIPRVVDAFSRRLQVQERLTTQIAETLKQKLNAHGVGVVMEAQHLCMMMRGVEKQNTIAVTSSMLGAFRTQQQTRAEFLKLISRNGVGDLG; from the coding sequence ATGGCAAAATTACGCCGTCGTACCTTGCAACGCATCGAGGATCTGCCGCCGGTCAAGCGTCCGGCGGATGAGGGGCATATTCAATCCCTGGTCGCGCAGTTGCTCAAAGCGCTGGGAGAAACGCCGAGCCGCAACGGCTTGCTCAAGACCCCGGAGCGGGTCGCCAAGGCGCTGCAGTTCATGACCAGGGGCTATCATCAGAACATCGACCACCTTCTCAACGGCGCGCTATTCCCGATCGAATACGACGAGATGGTCATCGTCAAGGACATCGACTTCTTCAGCATGTGCGAGCATCACATGTTGCCGTTCTTTGGAAAATGCCACGTGGGCTATTTGCCGAACAAGAAAGTCGTGGGTCTCAGCAAGATCCCCCGCGTCGTGGACGCATTCAGCCGGCGGCTACAAGTGCAGGAGCGGCTGACGACGCAAATCGCCGAAACGTTGAAACAGAAGCTGAACGCGCATGGGGTCGGCGTCGTCATGGAGGCCCAGCATCTCTGCATGATGATGCGGGGCGTCGAAAAGCAGAACACCATCGCCGTCACCAGCTCCATGCTGGGGGCGTTCAGGACTCAGCAACAAACCCGCGCGGAATTTCTTAAGCTGATCAGCCGGAATGGAGTGGGAGACCTGGGCTAG
- a CDS encoding nitric oxide reductase activation protein NorD, with product MTGAQVQQQLLGRLTTELGSVAAEQLGRRLAEESVNPAAVLTLLEELESVSAKAGRAAIEALPELDRRTALSSVVAWLDLGVALSESSGATALRYFRDSPLALGVIDSPASRADVLAIGLELAEQDPNVAFEYLRTAPQLVSVLPGEPLRGWLEIGMELTAVDVVVGLEYIRQIPALVSVLPLDEVRRWLSFGMMLITPNSLGKPDYVATIEFLRTSPAILRDIDPIPLRSKVVALGALLAGRTPQAGIEWLAESPKLLRSVPSSELRLKVLQYGLLVAEQDAESALAYLRRAPDVIGLIGEAPDAGSRFDDWFKSGMEVLAYNAEGARAYFATETHRALASVEQALSGVPLRRVARRVKLFVQGLCGTDVAIAALSDSAVSATARATVDADGRTILLPAMLRRYATADRNERLYLVMAAHEAGHLEFGTYRLKLESLDDLCRAVADRYGRSEPTPSSLAELFRRYPHPGLIRDLWTLLEDARVERLLREEYPGLREDLTRLAEEAVTPRDPSQGITAKELIVDSLLRLTTGESADAAVSHGVRDEVGVLWGLCQPMLEGTSSAEDAVRCAHEVYVRMEELLAPRAEMIDGDRREEEQDVGMGPASSEQSGDLYRPVTNWAYRGEMNPEFVTRSDDETVESHDDAGRFAQRDEQAMVRPSERGQARQGDRQSEADVLGGGRSLPSMVEELLALDVDARPAARTHADGIRAVYYPEWDTVVQDYRMNWCRVIERTAEAGSDECVSSTLTAHRSAISSLRRVFESLRPPALRRVSGQVDGEDIDLDAVVRRSADLRAGAEGGDRVYLRREKRERDVAAAFLVDVSGSTGKQLDGARRVIDVEKESLVLLCEAMDALGDRYALYAYSGQGRASVEFLTVKDFDERLGSATAHRLGGLRPRQQNRDGAAIRHASAKLLAHEAKTRLLLLLSDGKPLDGEYKDDYALEDTKAALQEAKRRGIVPFCVTIDRESDTYLRRMYGDVGYAVIDRVETLPSKLPRIYRHLAT from the coding sequence ATGACCGGCGCACAAGTACAACAGCAGCTCCTAGGCCGTTTGACGACGGAGCTTGGTTCGGTCGCGGCCGAGCAGCTGGGACGGCGACTGGCCGAAGAGTCGGTCAACCCCGCCGCCGTGCTGACGCTTTTAGAAGAACTGGAATCTGTGTCCGCAAAAGCGGGCCGGGCGGCCATCGAAGCGCTTCCGGAACTGGACCGTCGCACGGCACTGTCCTCGGTGGTCGCCTGGCTGGATCTCGGCGTCGCTCTTTCGGAATCCTCCGGCGCCACGGCTCTCCGCTATTTCAGGGATAGTCCCCTCGCCCTGGGCGTCATCGACTCTCCCGCGTCACGCGCGGACGTTCTGGCAATCGGCCTGGAATTGGCCGAACAAGATCCCAACGTCGCTTTCGAATATCTGCGCACGGCTCCCCAGCTTGTGTCCGTATTGCCCGGCGAGCCCCTGCGCGGATGGCTCGAGATCGGCATGGAGTTGACGGCCGTCGACGTCGTGGTCGGGCTCGAGTACATCCGACAGATTCCGGCCCTGGTTTCCGTGCTGCCGCTGGACGAGGTGCGGCGGTGGCTGTCGTTCGGCATGATGCTGATCACGCCGAACAGCCTGGGAAAACCGGATTACGTCGCCACGATCGAATTCCTGAGGACCAGTCCCGCCATTCTGCGGGACATCGACCCGATCCCGCTGCGATCCAAGGTCGTGGCTCTCGGCGCACTCCTGGCCGGGCGCACTCCGCAGGCCGGCATCGAGTGGCTGGCGGAATCCCCGAAACTTCTGCGTTCCGTGCCGTCCTCCGAACTGCGATTGAAAGTCCTCCAATATGGGCTACTGGTAGCAGAACAGGATGCCGAATCGGCTCTGGCCTATCTGCGGCGCGCTCCGGACGTCATCGGTCTGATCGGAGAGGCTCCCGATGCCGGATCCCGTTTTGACGATTGGTTCAAGTCGGGCATGGAGGTGCTGGCATATAATGCCGAGGGCGCCCGCGCCTACTTCGCGACGGAAACCCACAGGGCTCTCGCATCGGTCGAACAGGCGTTGAGCGGAGTGCCGCTTCGACGGGTCGCCCGCCGGGTGAAATTATTCGTGCAGGGGCTCTGCGGCACAGACGTGGCCATCGCTGCTCTTTCCGATTCCGCCGTCTCGGCCACGGCCCGCGCGACCGTCGACGCCGATGGTCGAACGATCCTATTGCCTGCCATGCTGCGGCGCTACGCGACCGCCGACCGGAACGAACGGCTGTATCTCGTCATGGCCGCCCATGAGGCAGGCCATCTGGAATTCGGGACCTATCGTCTGAAGCTCGAGTCTCTCGACGATCTCTGCCGGGCCGTCGCGGATCGGTACGGCCGCTCCGAACCGACGCCCTCATCGCTGGCCGAATTGTTTCGGCGATATCCGCATCCCGGCCTGATTCGGGACCTGTGGACGTTGTTGGAAGACGCGCGGGTCGAGCGATTGTTGCGTGAGGAGTATCCGGGGTTGCGCGAGGATTTGACCCGGCTGGCCGAAGAGGCCGTGACGCCGCGTGATCCGTCCCAGGGTATAACCGCGAAAGAATTGATCGTGGACTCCCTGCTGCGGCTCACGACCGGGGAGTCGGCGGACGCTGCCGTTTCCCATGGCGTGCGTGATGAAGTGGGAGTCCTCTGGGGATTGTGCCAACCGATGCTGGAGGGGACATCGTCGGCCGAAGACGCCGTCCGTTGCGCGCACGAGGTATATGTACGGATGGAAGAGCTGCTGGCGCCGCGGGCCGAGATGATCGACGGCGATCGGCGTGAAGAGGAGCAGGACGTCGGCATGGGACCGGCCTCCTCAGAACAAAGCGGCGACCTCTACCGGCCGGTGACCAATTGGGCGTATCGTGGCGAGATGAATCCGGAGTTCGTCACGCGGAGTGACGACGAAACCGTCGAGTCGCACGACGATGCCGGACGATTCGCGCAACGGGACGAACAGGCGATGGTCCGGCCGTCCGAGCGGGGGCAGGCGCGGCAAGGTGACCGGCAATCGGAGGCAGACGTACTAGGCGGCGGCCGGTCGCTGCCGTCCATGGTGGAGGAATTGTTGGCGCTCGACGTGGATGCGCGACCGGCTGCCAGGACGCACGCCGACGGAATACGGGCGGTCTATTATCCCGAATGGGACACCGTCGTTCAGGATTATCGTATGAATTGGTGCCGGGTGATCGAGCGAACGGCCGAAGCCGGATCCGACGAGTGCGTGTCCTCGACTTTGACGGCGCATCGCAGTGCGATCTCGTCGCTCAGACGGGTGTTCGAAAGCCTGCGCCCTCCGGCCTTGCGGCGCGTGTCAGGGCAGGTTGATGGGGAGGATATCGACCTCGATGCGGTCGTGCGGCGGTCCGCCGACCTTCGTGCGGGAGCCGAAGGGGGCGATCGCGTCTACCTCAGGCGTGAGAAGCGGGAGCGCGATGTGGCGGCGGCATTTCTGGTCGATGTGAGCGGATCCACCGGCAAACAGCTGGACGGGGCTCGGCGTGTGATCGATGTGGAGAAAGAAAGTCTCGTATTGCTCTGTGAAGCCATGGATGCATTGGGCGATCGCTATGCGCTCTATGCGTATTCAGGGCAAGGCCGCGCGTCGGTCGAGTTCCTGACCGTCAAAGATTTCGACGAGCGGCTGGGCAGTGCCACCGCGCACCGGCTCGGCGGACTTCGCCCGAGACAGCAGAACCGGGACGGCGCCGCAATTCGCCACGCGTCGGCAAAGCTGTTGGCGCACGAGGCAAAAACGCGGCTCTTGCTCTTGCTGAGCGACGGGAAGCCATTGGACGGAGAATACAAGGACGACTATGCGCTGGAGGACACGAAGGCGGCGCTCCAGGAAGCGAAGAGGCGCGGCATCGTTCCCTTTTGCGTGACCATCGACCGGGAGTCGGATACGTATCTCAGACGAATGTATGGCGACGTGGGGTATGCGGTCATCGACCGTGTCGAAACGTTGCCCTCCAAACTGCCTCGCATCTATCGCCATCTTGCAACATAA
- a CDS encoding replication-associated recombination protein A: MPRDTHDRLDLFAEPSPEKSAGTSPLAERLRPRSFEDLAGQEAVVGPDRPLRKAIESDRLASLIFWGPPGCGKTTLASLIARHTKAQFVSFSAVTGGIPELREIIKTAEHRLATSGRRTVLFVDEIHRFNKAQQDAFLPHVERGTIILVGATTENPSFEVIAPLLSRSLVVTLQPLTEEALERILNRALHDVEAGLGATRLELTDEAKRRLLNYANGDARSLLTALEFVAGQVSSNETDVRRVDDPAMEAALLTKTLRYDKAGEEHYNLISAYIKSLRDSDPDGALYWLARMLEAGEDPKFIARRLVIFASEDVGNADPTGLLVATAVAQAVQFVGLPEAQINLAQGTTYLATRTKDNASYVGLLEAMNDAKSFGNLGVPLHLRNAVTSLMRDQGYGKGYRYVHDDPKAAESQTHLPEPLRGRRYFRPKDR, from the coding sequence ATGCCGCGCGACACACACGATCGATTGGATCTCTTTGCGGAACCCAGTCCGGAGAAGAGTGCCGGAACATCTCCGCTCGCCGAACGCCTCCGTCCGCGCTCCTTCGAGGATCTGGCGGGACAGGAGGCCGTCGTCGGGCCTGATCGGCCGTTGCGCAAGGCCATTGAATCGGACCGTCTGGCGTCGCTGATTTTCTGGGGGCCCCCGGGATGCGGCAAGACGACGCTCGCCTCCCTGATTGCGCGGCATACGAAGGCGCAGTTCGTGTCCTTCTCGGCGGTCACCGGCGGCATTCCCGAACTACGCGAGATCATCAAGACGGCGGAACATCGGTTGGCGACGAGCGGCCGGCGGACGGTGCTCTTCGTCGACGAAATCCATCGTTTCAACAAGGCGCAGCAGGACGCGTTTCTTCCGCACGTCGAACGCGGGACGATCATTTTGGTTGGCGCGACGACGGAAAATCCGTCCTTCGAAGTCATCGCGCCGCTCCTATCCAGGTCGCTGGTCGTCACCCTGCAACCGCTGACGGAAGAGGCGCTCGAACGGATCTTGAACCGTGCGCTCCACGATGTCGAAGCGGGATTGGGGGCGACTCGCCTGGAACTGACCGACGAAGCGAAACGGCGGCTCCTGAACTATGCGAACGGCGATGCCCGTTCGCTGCTGACCGCACTGGAATTCGTCGCGGGACAGGTCTCCTCGAACGAGACCGATGTCAGACGGGTCGACGATCCGGCAATGGAAGCGGCGCTGCTTACGAAGACGCTCCGGTACGACAAGGCAGGCGAGGAGCACTATAACCTCATCTCCGCCTACATCAAGAGTCTGAGAGACTCCGATCCAGACGGGGCGCTCTATTGGCTGGCGCGGATGCTGGAGGCGGGAGAAGATCCCAAATTCATCGCCAGGCGGCTCGTCATTTTCGCGTCCGAGGACGTGGGAAATGCGGATCCGACCGGTTTGTTGGTGGCTACGGCGGTGGCCCAGGCGGTCCAGTTCGTCGGATTACCGGAAGCGCAGATCAACCTGGCGCAGGGAACGACGTATCTGGCCACCAGGACCAAGGATAATGCCTCCTACGTCGGCCTGCTCGAAGCGATGAACGATGCCAAATCCTTCGGAAATCTTGGTGTTCCGCTTCATCTGCGTAATGCGGTGACCTCGCTGATGCGGGATCAGGGGTACGGAAAAGGCTATCGGTACGTCCACGACGATCCCAAAGCGGCGGAAAGCCAAACGCATCTGCCCGAGCCGCTTCGGGGTCGTCGATACTTCCGCCCCAAGGATCGGTAG
- the erpA gene encoding iron-sulfur cluster insertion protein ErpA — MVTITAVAEQKIQELMKEEKDIVGLRIYVRGGGCHGYQYGMAFESKMAEDDTVIEKGDVKVIMDSQSAPLLQGAEVDYVDSVQGSGFSIKNPQAKTTCGCGSSFSA, encoded by the coding sequence ATGGTGACGATCACAGCGGTGGCGGAACAGAAGATTCAAGAGTTGATGAAGGAAGAAAAAGACATAGTCGGATTGCGGATTTACGTCCGCGGCGGCGGCTGTCACGGCTACCAGTACGGCATGGCGTTCGAGTCCAAGATGGCCGAGGACGATACCGTCATCGAAAAAGGCGACGTCAAGGTCATCATGGATTCCCAGAGCGCACCGCTCCTCCAGGGCGCGGAAGTGGATTACGTCGACAGCGTGCAAGGTTCCGGGTTCTCCATCAAGAATCCGCAAGCCAAGACGACCTGCGGGTGCGGCAGCTCATTCAGCGCATAA
- the mdh gene encoding malate dehydrogenase, protein MGRPKITVVGAGNVGGTTAQRLAEKDAYDVVLVDIIEGVPQGKALDISQAGPVCGYSTRVVGTNGYDETAGSSVAVITSGMPRKPGMSRDELLTTNARIVKSVVTELVSRSPGIILILVTNPLDAMVHVALQVSGLPKSRIIGMAGVLDSARMRTFIATELKVPGPEVEAMVLGGHGDTMVPLPRYTTVKGRPVSELLPKERLDAIVKRTRDGGAEIVGLLKTGSAFYAPSASAVDMVEAIHRDQKRVLPCAVLCDGEYGLKNVVVGVPVKIGRGGAEQVVEYELTAEERSALSASAAAVRELCTVVDRLMA, encoded by the coding sequence ATGGGCCGACCGAAGATAACAGTAGTGGGAGCGGGGAATGTCGGTGGGACCACCGCGCAACGTTTGGCGGAAAAAGACGCCTATGACGTCGTGCTGGTCGATATCATCGAGGGTGTTCCGCAAGGCAAGGCCCTCGACATTTCGCAGGCGGGTCCGGTCTGCGGTTACAGCACGCGCGTGGTCGGGACCAACGGGTACGACGAGACGGCCGGCTCGTCGGTGGCGGTCATCACGTCCGGTATGCCGCGTAAACCCGGTATGAGCCGCGACGAGCTGCTGACCACCAATGCGCGGATCGTGAAGTCAGTCGTGACCGAACTGGTCTCGCGCTCTCCCGGCATCATCCTGATCCTCGTGACGAATCCGCTGGACGCCATGGTGCACGTGGCGCTTCAGGTCAGCGGCCTGCCGAAGTCCCGGATCATCGGCATGGCCGGCGTGCTGGATTCCGCGCGCATGCGCACGTTCATCGCGACAGAGTTGAAGGTGCCGGGTCCCGAGGTCGAGGCGATGGTATTGGGCGGACACGGCGACACCATGGTGCCGCTGCCGCGGTATACGACGGTCAAAGGCCGGCCGGTGTCGGAGCTGTTGCCGAAGGAGCGGCTGGACGCGATTGTGAAGCGCACCAGGGACGGAGGTGCCGAAATCGTGGGGCTGCTGAAAACCGGCAGTGCCTTCTATGCGCCGTCTGCCTCGGCCGTGGACATGGTGGAGGCCATCCATCGGGATCAAAAGCGGGTGTTGCCGTGCGCAGTGCTGTGCGACGGCGAATACGGACTCAAGAACGTCGTCGTCGGCGTACCGGTGAAGATTGGCAGGGGCGGGGCCGAACAGGTCGTCGAGTACGAGTTGACCGCCGAAGAGCGTAGCGCGCTCTCTGCTTCTGCGGCGGCGGTCCGTGAACTCTGTACGGTCGTCGATCGGCTGATGGCCTGA
- a CDS encoding 6-carboxytetrahydropterin synthase — translation MQFTMTRRYRFCAAHRLHTDHLTPEENRTAFGKCNNPNGHGHNYVVLVTVRSGANEGAVALERLDRIVEETIVERFDHQDLNQDSEFAALTTTGENLVKLIWNLLAPKLPAGILEKVGVIETRDNYFEYAAPTGPR, via the coding sequence ATGCAGTTCACCATGACCAGGCGGTATCGGTTCTGCGCCGCCCACCGGCTGCACACGGACCATCTGACGCCCGAAGAAAACCGGACGGCGTTCGGGAAGTGCAATAATCCCAACGGCCATGGCCACAATTACGTCGTGCTGGTCACGGTCCGAAGCGGGGCGAACGAAGGCGCCGTCGCGCTCGAGCGCCTGGACCGGATCGTGGAGGAGACGATCGTCGAACGATTCGACCATCAGGATCTCAATCAGGATTCGGAATTCGCCGCGCTCACCACGACCGGTGAGAACCTGGTCAAGCTCATCTGGAACCTGCTGGCGCCCAAACTGCCGGCCGGAATACTGGAAAAGGTGGGCGTGATCGAAACCCGGGACAACTATTTCGAGTATGCGGCTCCGACCGGGCCACGCTGA
- a CDS encoding urate hydroxylase PuuD: MKFLEDPMQTIGAGFALSVVLIIVYLGLSGVGAGDADWAGILLRWIHFLAGITWIGLLYFFNLINAAFMKSLDGPTKNVVIPKLMPSALNWFRHGATVTVLAGILLYGKLYMHGGTGAYALAIGGLLGIIMMVNVHAVIWPNQKKIIAAVTAAAQGTPAPAEMAQWGRTALLASRVNFLLSIPMLFFMGAGSHFK, encoded by the coding sequence ATGAAGTTTCTTGAAGATCCGATGCAAACGATAGGAGCCGGCTTCGCGCTCTCCGTCGTGTTGATCATTGTCTATCTCGGCCTTTCGGGCGTCGGCGCCGGCGACGCGGATTGGGCCGGAATCCTGTTGCGCTGGATCCACTTCCTGGCGGGAATCACCTGGATCGGATTGCTGTATTTCTTCAACCTGATCAATGCCGCGTTCATGAAAAGCCTGGATGGCCCGACTAAGAACGTCGTCATCCCGAAATTGATGCCGTCGGCGTTGAACTGGTTTCGTCACGGCGCCACGGTGACGGTGCTCGCGGGGATCCTGCTCTACGGCAAGCTGTATATGCACGGCGGGACGGGTGCCTATGCTCTCGCCATCGGCGGTCTGTTGGGGATCATCATGATGGTGAACGTGCATGCCGTCATTTGGCCCAACCAGAAAAAAATCATCGCGGCGGTGACGGCGGCGGCACAGGGCACACCGGCTCCGGCCGAGATGGCTCAGTGGGGCCGGACGGCATTGCTGGCCTCCCGCGTGAATTTTCTGTTGTCCATTCCCATGCTGTTCTTCATGGGGGCGGGCAGCCACTTCAAGTAG
- a CDS encoding ferredoxin-thioredoxin reductase catalytic domain-containing protein, translating into MADPKQDSLDKMWKYVKGCAEKSGTTMHPNPAVTEAVVKGLAMHVEELGKPLCPCNFYKDKQAEAKQRRWICACDEMQIYKYCHCLLFVREDGLPITEYLPEGHEGREVYGLVTDPTPDKGRGLRHKAVQVSAPVPENASE; encoded by the coding sequence ATGGCAGATCCGAAGCAGGACAGTCTCGACAAGATGTGGAAGTATGTGAAGGGGTGTGCCGAAAAGAGCGGCACCACCATGCATCCGAACCCCGCCGTGACCGAGGCAGTGGTCAAAGGGCTCGCCATGCACGTGGAGGAACTCGGGAAGCCCCTGTGTCCCTGCAACTTCTATAAGGACAAGCAGGCGGAAGCCAAACAGCGCCGCTGGATCTGCGCCTGCGATGAGATGCAGATCTACAAGTATTGCCACTGCCTCTTGTTCGTACGCGAGGACGGACTGCCGATCACGGAATATTTGCCGGAAGGGCATGAGGGGCGCGAAGTCTACGGCTTGGTGACCGACCCCACGCCGGATAAGGGCCGGGGATTGCGGCACAAGGCTGTACAGGTCTCGGCGCCGGTACCAGAGAACGCTTCTGAGTGA